The Bacteroides acidifaciens genome includes a region encoding these proteins:
- a CDS encoding DUF1460 domain-containing protein: protein MTFAQGQSAEPAPQDSAGFAAPTAMLQIGKSYLGTKYVANTLDRDGEEKLVVRTDAVDCLTFVEYTLAQALSPSFAENLQKIRYRDGIIDGYPSRLHYTSDWIDNGVRHGFLTDITAENSTPTMKLSLSYMSTHPKQYKKLSDSPENVLRMAEHEKVLSGKAVHWLPKSQLPENGLPWIMDGDIIAITTRLPGLDIAHVGIAEYKNGKLHLLHASSTLGKVVVSDTPLTHMLNNNKSWTGIRVVRMSHIKNN, encoded by the coding sequence ATGACTTTTGCACAGGGACAGTCTGCGGAGCCTGCTCCGCAGGACTCTGCAGGGTTCGCAGCACCCACAGCGATGTTACAAATCGGGAAGTCTTATTTGGGAACAAAATATGTAGCCAATACCTTAGACCGGGACGGAGAAGAGAAACTGGTTGTCCGAACGGATGCGGTAGATTGCCTTACTTTCGTGGAATATACGTTGGCGCAGGCTCTCAGTCCATCATTTGCAGAGAATCTGCAAAAGATACGGTATCGGGACGGTATTATTGACGGTTATCCTTCGCGATTGCATTATACGTCCGACTGGATTGATAATGGTGTCCGGCATGGTTTCCTTACAGATATCACTGCTGAGAATAGTACGCCTACAATGAAATTGTCCCTTTCATACATGTCCACCCATCCCAAACAATACAAGAAATTGTCCGATTCGCCGGAAAATGTGTTACGGATGGCTGAACATGAGAAAGTTTTATCAGGAAAAGCAGTACATTGGCTGCCGAAAAGCCAATTGCCGGAAAACGGATTGCCGTGGATTATGGACGGAGACATTATTGCTATCACAACGAGGTTGCCCGGACTGGACATTGCTCACGTAGGAATAGCAGAATATAAAAATGGAAAGTTGCATCTGCTGCACGCTTCTTCCACATTAGGGAAAGTGGTGGTCAGCGATACGCCTCTCACCCATATGCTCAACAATAATAAATCGTGGACAGGCATACGTGTCGTTCGGATGTCGCACATTAAAAATAACTGA